CTGCACCGCAACGACACTATCTGCTCGGTGGGGAAGAGGGAGTGCGTGCAGCGGATTCGTTTCCGCACGAGCGAGGCGATGGAGGAATGCCTGGACGACTGCCTGCCCAGCTGCTTCGATCTGACCTTCAATACGATCGCCTACTCGACGAAGCTCTCGCACGACGGCCTCGCGGTGACCAATCCGCATCTCAGGGTCAACTTCAGCGACGCGTATGTGGAGCGCAATGTGGCGGTGGTGAATATGTACTTCAAGGACCAGTCATTTCGGGCCAGCAAGCAGACAGAGTTTATTGGCTTCTCCGACTTTCTCTGTGCGTAGATTCCAGGAGTCGCCTTGGagtaattaaattaatttgtaTCTCTTTCAGCCAATGTTGGTGGCCTGATGGGGCTGTTCCTGGGCTTCAGTTTCCTCTCCATAGCCGAGTGTCTGTACTTTGCCTTGATCCGACCCTGCCGCACCTGCTCCGAACTGAGGCAGcttcagcagcagccgcaacaGTGGCCGCCAGTAGCTGTCCATGCGATGAACAGGGCTTTTGTTCCAGGGAGCATAAATTATATTTCACCATCCAAATGGTTTCAAACCGAGTTGGCTCGTCCGAGGGGGctcaactacaactacaatcATCCGGCTTAAATATTAAGAGTAAATTCTAGACTAGATCAAAGTGCTTGGTGACAGTGTCATGCTTGGCCAGCGCCAAAGTCTTGGTGTTCTCGTAACTCAGCATATACTGCTTGGCCTTGCTCTTCAATAGGTCATCGAATATCTGCGAGAGAAACGCAAAGAAATCAATGAATCAATCAACCAAATCAATTGCAGATTAGCAATAGAAACTGTCGAAGGCAGTACAATCAATAAACAATGCTAAATAATCAAACTTAAATCCATGACATCCCCGATCCCCACTAATGATGGTTGTTCACTCACTAAACGTTGCTTTTACTCACCCTACTGTCCTCCACATCGAGCAGGGGCCCCAGATCGAACTCCATGATGGGCAGGGGATTGTTGATAAACGTGGCCGCATTGGCCACCTCGGGTATGGCGTTCTTTTGAAGGAAATGCAACTCCCAGAGCGAGCTATTGAGGGCCTCCGTTTTGACCGGATCCTTTTCCTTTTCATTATATGGGTCGCTGACCTGTTCGGCCAGCGGATCGCCGCGTATGAGCTTCTGTAGGCCAGTGTGGCGCAGCAAAAGGTTGCAGATGAAGCGTATCATGATCACGGCATCCTTGGGTGGACTTTTCAGGGCAAGACGAGCAAAGCGTTTGACAAAGGCCGCCACCAGATTTTCCGGCAAATGTGTCGAGGTGAGAAAAATGTCGGCCAAGTAAAACAGGCGGGACTTGTATTTGTTGCTGAAAACGCGAGCATGGAACATTTGGTACAGCTTCTCGTACACATCGGGATAGGTGATGTTCTGCTTCTGCATCAGGACGAAGATGCCCTGTAGCGCCAGCAGGGCGATGGGTCCATCTGCAAAGAGCATTGGAATCGATGAGAAACGTAAGCGAAGTATTTGTTGGGATTTTGCGTCGACAAACCATATTCATGCAGCGAGTTCATCAGGAAGTCAGTGACTCCGATGGGGTCCTCCATGTGGGGCAAAATGCGCTCCAGCAACACCACCAGCACCATGCGATGTAGATCTTCATCTATGCCGTTGCTTGAGGCGATTATGCCGCGCCAGATTTTGTTCAGTTTCTTGCGGGCCTTCTCGTAGGTGAAGCTCCGGTGCGACTTGTTCGTGTCCACATGGTACTTTTGCGCAGAGAGCACCGCCTTGCCCAGATCCAATTGGTTGACCAGCGACAGATAGTTCATCGCCTTGATAGTGTCATGCTGGTAGTCTCCGGTGGGTGCCAGTTCGAGGGCGAACTTGATTGACAAATTGAGTACGTCCAGGTATTTGGTGTACTTGCCGAACTCCTTCAGCACAATGGTTCTCTCCGGGCCATTGATCAGAATTTCGAGAATACTCTTCAGCTTGCCGATGGGCCAGTCTCCCTCCACGAAGGGGCTCTCGGCCTCACCCTTAATCAGGGACATGCACACCTTGAGGGCCATCAGGGTCTCCACCTGAGACGTCGAGCCAATGCGGTCGAGCAGCAAAACCCACGTCTCTGTGTACAGGGAGTCCCATTGTAGCGCCTGCGTATCCATTGACTCGCGCTTGAACAAATTGGTAAAGATCACTTCCAGGACGGCCATTAGATCGTTCTGATCGATATTGGCCGGTTTCTGCCTCTGCAATGACATGGGATTAGCTTAATCAGTATCCGGCATTGAGGAGATCTAAGCAAAGACTTACCAAATTCAGGATGAATTTAGCGAGAGGCGTCGGATCGAAAGTGTTGGCGTTCAGCATGGCATTGGCCTGAAGGCGCATCCTACGCGTGTTCTGCTCTGTTAAGCTGGAGCCTTCAAATGAGGCGCGGCGTTTCATCTTTATTGTTTTTTCAATCAATTCTTttgaattaatatttaaaGTTTTAAAGTCACGTCGAGCAACCACATGAGGCCGTGGGTGGGATTTATCGATAAGAAATATGCGCACGGAAATGTATcgtctcatttaaaaaatataccgtaaatatactgacgaattcaagttatattttacatattcctcgtttttgatcttccgtggaatattaatAGCTATGTGGaccatttagccatgccctcatagttttatacgattgatgaatcaattttctacttgactggtctactctaaatacttgcttttattggagtTCTATATAACgttgaaaataaaatttaatagattgatgaaattgacagaatataccattatataccgatttatcgtaaatataccgataaGCAAACGAACTTAACCCATTTAAGCTCCCTCTATTTAAGCAGTTTAACGACTTGAGGTAAATGACGGAAAATTTCACCGATTCTAAACTCTTCTTGTAGAAAAACCATGATATGTTTCACCTAAACACGCCAAAATTATTCAATTTTCAGTACTTTGGATGGATGGATAGTTCTCCGCCAAGGATTGGAaaccatattcctcgattttgatattcgatTTTCCATTACCACGTGAGGCCGTAGATAGGTATATATTGATACATcaatatatcgatatatatcTTTTGGTGATAAAATATTTGTGGACGATAAGTTTTTGAACTTTTTGGACATCAACGGAAATACTCTTTTGAGTTCACGGCAAATCGACAATATTCTTCAATTGTTTCGTTGTGGTTTTAATTGAAGTCTCTGGTCTTAATCTGTTATACATTTACAAGCCACTGTTGATTCTACTGGCATGTTGATGCACAAAATATCGACTGCTGTGTGCGATATACGGAATTCGTCGTTGGGGGCTGCCACCTTGTTAGAAAAATGTGTTATATTTGCTggtattattttcagttaattaaGGAAATGATTGTCCGTGGTGCAGTCACTAACTAGAAATATGTGTACTACTCCCACAATTTTGATATTATTAAAGATACTAAAACACTATATAGATACGTTTGACTATTTGTGAGGCTTATACTGTCTTAATAAACTACATTTATATCCATTTATATTACCAATATCATATTTTGTTTTAAAAATAGTATATTGGACTAGCTAAGAGTGCAATGTACGCTTATTTTATGTACGCTTGCTTGATTTTAAATTGAGCGGACACTCGATTTATCTGGTATATTTCTCCTATCGACTGCGCTACGTCTTATCGTCTCATCGATATCTCGCCTACCCGCTAAATTTAAGCGGCGAGTTCTTTTGAGCATATCATTTAGTTTTTGTTGTGGAGCTTTACGAATGTTTGCTAATTGGAAATCGTTACATTTCAACAACTTGTATGCCAGTGAAAACAGATACAATTGGGCATAGTAACACCGACTTGCACATTCATTCATGAGGAAAATCTACTCAAGCCGGTTTTGCACTCAATTGAGTGAGTTCTCAACGTATTTTCAACTCGTCTTTGACTTCGTTGTCGGTTTTCGTATCGGATTCGGTTCTTGGCTTTGTTTACAAATATTTGGGTCCCTGTGAGAATTCGCGCGCCTGTTGCGTGCCCCGTTGTGTGCCGCGTTTCCGTTGTCTCCTCTGACGAAAAGGTTTGTTATTTTGTATAACCTTTTCAGAGGGTATTCACAATTGGAGTAGATGGTGTTGATCAGAATGAGTACTCAtgtttatata
The Drosophila miranda strain MSH22 chromosome XL, D.miranda_PacBio2.1, whole genome shotgun sequence genome window above contains:
- the LOC108164636 gene encoding nucleolar complex protein 4 homolog B, with product MKRRASFEGSSLTEQNTRRMRLQANAMLNANTFDPTPLAKFILNLRQKPANIDQNDLMAVLEVIFTNLFKRESMDTQALQWDSLYTETWVLLLDRIGSTSQVETLMALKVCMSLIKGEAESPFVEGDWPIGKLKSILEILINGPERTIVLKEFGKYTKYLDVLNLSIKFALELAPTGDYQHDTIKAMNYLSLVNQLDLGKAVLSAQKYHVDTNKSHRSFTYEKARKKLNKIWRGIIASSNGIDEDLHRMVLVVLLERILPHMEDPIGVTDFLMNSLHEYDGPIALLALQGIFVLMQKQNITYPDVYEKLYQMFHARVFSNKYKSRLFYLADIFLTSTHLPENLVAAFVKRFARLALKSPPKDAVIMIRFICNLLLRHTGLQKLIRGDPLAEQVSDPYNEKEKDPVKTEALNSSLWELHFLQKNAIPEVANAATFINNPLPIMEFDLGPLLDVEDSRIFDDLLKSKAKQYMLSYENTKTLALAKHDTVTKHFDLV